Below is a window of Thermodesulfobium sp. 4217-1 DNA.
ACAGCACATCCTACAGGCTGAACAATTATGGTCTTCTCCCTTAGGTCAAATTCATCAATTGTTTCAGCAATTAATCTGTGGATGATGCCATGGTGACATCCTGGACAATAGTGAAACTGCTTTTGTGTTAATGACTTTGGTCTTTCAAGAATTTGATTTGACATATCTATACTCCCCTTTCCAGAAGAGATTTTAGTTTAATATAAAGTTCATTGGGAGATGGAACTACCCCGCCAGCTCTTCCGTAAAACTTTACTTCGATCTCGTCTGGCACTATGCGCCTAACATCTTCGAGCATCTGGCCATAGCTCATCTCACTAACAAACACCTGCTTTGCCTTCATTGAAGCGCTCTTCAAAGCGCTCTCAGGAAATGGCCAAAGAGAAATTGGCCTAAAAATTCCAACCTTTTTCCCTTCTCCCCTTAACTTCTGTACAGCATTTTTCAATATTCTTGCTACAGTTCCATAAGCCACAACCAAAATTTCCATATCGTCAGATATATCCTCTTCGTACTTTATCTCGTCATCGATATTTTTAAATTTCTCCTGTAGATGGAGATTGTGCTCTTCTAACCCTTTTGGATCAAGATAAAAAGAAAATATCTTATTTGCAGGCCTTCCCTTTGCTCCGGTAAGCGCCCAATTTTTCACAGAAGGTTTGCTGGCGCCCTGTTCTGGCAAGCTAACGGGTTCCATAATCTGACCCAGCGCTCCATCTGCCAAAATCATAACTGGATGCCTATATTTTTCTGTTATGTCAAATGCGTCATAAACCATAGATGCTGCCTCAGAAACAGATGATGGAGCAAATGTGATTAGTTTGTAATCTCCATGTCCACCGCCTTTTGTAGACTGAAAATAATCGCTTTGGGATGGCTGGATGTTTCCAAGTCCAGGACCGCCTCTCATAACGTTTATTAGAACGGCAGGCAGCTCTGCACCCACCAAATATGAAATTCCTTCCTGCATTAAGCTTACACCAGGGCTAGAAGACGATGTCATGACCCTTACCCCAGCAGCTGCAGCACCATAAACCATATTTATAACTGATACCTCGCTTTCAGCCTGTAAAAATACTCCTCCAGCTTCTGGCATCCTTCTTGACATATAGTGAATTAGCTCTGTCTGAGGAGTAATAGGATAACCAAAATAGGCACTACATCCAGCCCTTATTGCCGCCTCAGCCATAGCTTCCGTCCCTTTCATTAAAACTCTCACAATATCCCTCCTTTACAAAGCTTTTTATTTTTCTACTTCTACTTTTTCGTCTCTATAAACTGTTATTGCAGTATCGGGGCAAACCATATAGCAAAACCCACAGCCTTTACAATCTTCTCCTACAAACTCACTAACTTTGTAGCTTTTTGAATTGAAATTTTCTCCAATCCTTAGGTTTCCAAAATTGCACGCTGCTACGCATAGGCCACAGCCTTTGCATCTTTCTTGATCAATTACTACCTTTGCCATCTTATTTAGTTCCTCCCTTCTTCCCATGGATAGAATAAAAAAGGATTTATAGGAATATAGTTTTTAAAATCTTTTGCGAAATCTTCCTGAACAAATCTAAAGAGAACCTCAAGATTTAGCTTTTCTACAATATCATTGGCCAAATTTTCTCCAAAGGTCAATTCTTCTAATGTAGCTCCTGCGCCCAGATAAAGGTTTATTATCACATTTTTGAAAACAAGCTTGCTCGAATCCTGGATAGACTTGATCGTTTCAAGCACTGCCTCGTACGAGCTTGAAAATGGCCTGAATGGGTTAAATACAAAAATTGGCACAGTGTTTCTCTTAACCAAAACATCGTTCAATGAACCCAGAACAACAGATCCATCGCTATTGCCACCCACATCAATAATTAAAAAGTTCCTATAATCCTCAATCAAACCTCTAATTTTATATGCGACAATCGGCAGATCCAGATTGATATATTCCTCTGGAACACTGACTATTTCATAGGGGAATTTAAGATTCATCTCATTTTTCACATGTCTTATGGTTCTCATAATCTTTACATTATCAAGATCTACAATCGTCACAGGATTGTCTTTAGACAATAAATAGCCCAAATTTAAAACGATCTCTGATTTGCCAGAGCCCGCTTCGCCACAAAGAATATAAGCAGGATAGTTATTCATTTTTTCTCCCTTATTAGAAAAAGGCAAACAGTTGATATTAAAATCCTCATTTTTCAAGGAG
It encodes the following:
- a CDS encoding 4Fe-4S dicluster domain-containing protein, which gives rise to MAKVVIDQERCKGCGLCVAACNFGNLRIGENFNSKSYKVSEFVGEDCKGCGFCYMVCPDTAITVYRDEKVEVEK